A genomic region of Trichothermofontia sichuanensis B231 contains the following coding sequences:
- a CDS encoding DUF2079 domain-containing protein: MSFSWLTRLPWPREGESGNPAVLITAAQRRVLTIALIFFSLTLLLLCQRYFSFTASYVSFDQGIFNQVFWNGLRGDFFQSSLSSTLSTPVVHDGEVPRVAYHRLGQHFTPALLLWLPLYAIAPGPIVLMILQVTLTTSAGLVLYALARHYLAPNLSVWLTASYYCANAVIGPTVANFHDLCQIPLFMFGLLLALEKQWWWAFGLLSVLTLLVREDTGIALFGVGAYLILSRRYPQLGLAVCSLSFLYVLSLTNVIMPFFSEDISRRFMIERFGQYVEGSEATTVEIVWAIVRRPWRMAIELLTPFGRKVEYLLGQWLPLALVPAIAPAAWIIAGFPLLAIFLQRGQSPLSLNIRYAIVVVPGLWYGAILWWAQVGAGWLGKWPGRPDPDQPAQPETHPLPRRLRQFWITCLVLALGFTIASNPNRALSFIIPDSINPWVYISPVRQWQHAQAIRPFLAEIPPTASVSATTHIVPHLSSRREIVRFPDLRLRNDQGKVIFMDYVIADLWQLQQYQVAFKDDRQKLEAMIPAIDQMLTSQDYGLRAIRDGVLFCQRDAPSDPQALADWTTLRQELLAGLGNPP; the protein is encoded by the coding sequence TTGAGTTTTAGTTGGTTAACCAGGTTACCGTGGCCAAGGGAGGGGGAGAGCGGGAACCCAGCCGTCCTGATTACCGCCGCACAACGGCGGGTCCTCACGATCGCCCTGATCTTTTTTAGCCTGACGCTACTGCTCCTGTGCCAGCGCTACTTCAGCTTCACGGCCTCTTACGTGTCGTTTGATCAGGGGATTTTCAACCAGGTGTTTTGGAATGGGTTGCGGGGAGACTTTTTCCAGAGTTCGCTGTCATCGACACTGTCGACCCCCGTGGTCCACGATGGTGAGGTTCCCAGGGTGGCCTACCACCGCCTAGGCCAGCATTTCACCCCGGCGCTATTGCTTTGGTTGCCCCTGTACGCGATCGCACCCGGTCCCATCGTTTTAATGATTTTGCAGGTGACGCTCACTACCAGTGCCGGCCTAGTCCTCTACGCCCTAGCCCGCCACTACCTTGCCCCCAATTTATCGGTGTGGCTCACCGCCAGTTACTACTGCGCCAATGCCGTGATCGGCCCCACAGTGGCGAACTTTCACGACCTGTGTCAGATTCCCCTGTTTATGTTCGGATTACTCCTGGCGCTAGAAAAACAGTGGTGGTGGGCGTTCGGCCTGTTGTCGGTCTTGACGTTGCTGGTGCGGGAGGATACAGGGATTGCCCTGTTTGGGGTGGGGGCCTATTTGATCCTGAGTCGCCGGTATCCCCAATTGGGACTGGCGGTATGCAGCCTTAGCTTTCTCTATGTGCTGAGCCTGACGAATGTGATTATGCCCTTTTTTTCAGAGGATATTTCTCGGCGGTTTATGATTGAGCGCTTTGGGCAATATGTCGAAGGTTCCGAAGCCACGACCGTCGAGATTGTTTGGGCGATCGTCCGTCGGCCTTGGCGCATGGCGATCGAACTGCTAACCCCATTTGGGCGCAAGGTGGAATACCTGCTGGGTCAATGGTTACCCCTGGCGCTGGTTCCGGCGATCGCCCCGGCGGCCTGGATCATTGCCGGGTTTCCCCTGCTGGCCATTTTTCTCCAACGGGGCCAGTCTCCCCTGTCATTGAATATCCGGTACGCGATCGTCGTTGTTCCCGGTCTCTGGTATGGGGCCATTCTCTGGTGGGCACAGGTAGGGGCGGGTTGGTTAGGGAAATGGCCAGGTCGCCCAGATCCGGATCAACCCGCCCAGCCAGAGACCCATCCTCTCCCCCGCCGTCTGCGTCAGTTCTGGATCACCTGTCTGGTGTTGGCCCTGGGCTTTACGATCGCCTCCAACCCCAACCGGGCGCTCTCGTTTATCATTCCCGATTCGATCAACCCCTGGGTCTACATTTCCCCCGTGCGCCAGTGGCAACATGCCCAGGCAATTCGCCCCTTCCTGGCCGAGATCCCGCCCACCGCCAGCGTGTCGGCCACCACCCATATTGTGCCGCACCTGTCCAGTCGCCGGGAGATCGTGCGATTTCCCGATTTACGGCTGCGCAATGATCAGGGGAAAGTGATTTTCATGGACTATGTCATTGCTGACCTGTGGCAACTTCAGCAGTACCAGGTGGCCTTTAAGGACGATCGGCAAAAGCTAGAAGCCATGATTCCTGCAATCGACCAGATGCTCACCAGCCAGGACTATGGTCTCCGGGCCATCCGGGATGGGGTGCTCTTTTGCCAACGAGATGCACCCTCCGACCCCCAAGCCCTTGCCGATTGGACAACCCTACGTCAGGAACTGTTGGCTGGTTTGGGGAATCCCCCCTAG
- a CDS encoding FAD-dependent oxidoreductase, with amino-acid sequence MTLPTTLLLWLTSQLPLVSTPAAYAQNSRLLSSPSTSAPSSPRLTQRTAPTPQKTVDCDLLVVGGGLAGTATAYEALLAGRTVCLTEITDWVGGQVSSQGTSALDEAKKQRRLEFFPRGYNEFRSQIQRHYGKLNPGECWVSVSCFLPRDAHTLLWQQLQDAAKRGRGTLHWFPATVIKELEISPDGRLITGAIAIQHRPAPGTPPLNTEPLSTIIEDAYRYEPSDRLDKTILRFVPARQMKTGDRDWYVIEATETGEIVALSGVPYRLGLDPRSARNPSSPVTTNDPYCTQGFTYTFAMEQTATPQPQPEPSFYRQYAPYYSYDTKRANNFDFVFTYRRIWAPNAANRPTSPAAGGKAVPAPGDISMQNWTWGNDYRPGTAQDNLIYTPEQLRQTGQLAPGGWRGGLRTETLRRGEEHALGFYHWLVAGTTDSLLGPGAKQPHPNHRLLTGLDSPMGTVHGLSKYPYMREARRIIGRPTPAYQAGFSVDELDISRLDYHDPYYQQALPPGMYRQLWAILAGLESMQVSQGMIPPAQVKRRTRSTIYPDAVGIAQYTMDFHPCLTLSPPETPGNTEREGVRRAHGQAYPAQIPLRAMIPQQIDNLLVAGKGIANSTIAAAAYRVHSFEWSVGAAAGTTADFALKEGIRPYALVDNLPNWEPQLARLQQRLQKNGNPTAFPDTSIFNLDWEDWKVW; translated from the coding sequence ATGACGCTGCCGACAACCCTCCTGCTGTGGCTGACCAGCCAACTGCCTCTGGTCAGCACACCTGCCGCCTACGCCCAGAACAGTAGGCTCCTGTCTTCTCCGTCAACCTCCGCACCAAGCTCCCCACGCCTAACCCAACGAACTGCCCCAACGCCGCAGAAAACGGTTGACTGCGATCTCCTTGTCGTGGGGGGCGGGCTGGCAGGGACAGCCACCGCCTATGAGGCGCTGCTGGCCGGTCGCACTGTTTGTCTGACGGAAATCACTGATTGGGTGGGGGGGCAAGTCTCTTCCCAGGGAACCTCGGCCCTGGATGAGGCCAAAAAGCAGCGCCGTCTGGAATTTTTCCCCAGGGGTTATAACGAATTCCGATCGCAGATCCAACGCCACTACGGCAAATTAAATCCCGGTGAGTGCTGGGTGAGTGTGTCCTGCTTTCTCCCCAGGGATGCCCATACGCTCCTGTGGCAACAACTGCAAGATGCGGCAAAAAGGGGGCGCGGGACACTGCACTGGTTCCCGGCAACGGTGATTAAGGAACTGGAGATCAGCCCCGACGGGCGGTTGATTACGGGCGCGATCGCGATCCAGCACCGTCCGGCACCCGGTACCCCGCCCCTGAATACGGAACCCCTGTCCACCATTATTGAAGATGCCTACCGCTATGAACCGTCCGATCGCCTCGACAAAACCATCCTGCGCTTTGTCCCCGCACGCCAGATGAAAACCGGCGATCGCGACTGGTACGTGATCGAAGCCACCGAAACCGGGGAAATCGTGGCCCTGTCCGGGGTACCCTATCGGCTGGGATTGGACCCGCGCTCAGCCCGGAATCCCTCCTCCCCGGTAACCACCAACGACCCCTACTGCACCCAGGGCTTTACCTACACCTTTGCAATGGAGCAAACGGCAACCCCCCAGCCGCAGCCCGAACCGTCCTTTTATCGACAATACGCACCCTACTACAGCTACGACACCAAACGGGCCAATAACTTTGATTTTGTCTTTACCTATCGCCGCATCTGGGCACCGAATGCCGCCAACCGTCCCACCAGTCCTGCTGCCGGGGGCAAGGCTGTTCCCGCACCGGGGGATATTTCCATGCAAAACTGGACTTGGGGCAACGACTATCGCCCAGGTACGGCGCAGGACAACCTGATCTATACGCCAGAGCAACTGCGGCAAACCGGACAACTAGCTCCGGGGGGCTGGCGGGGGGGCCTGCGCACGGAAACCCTACGACGGGGCGAGGAACACGCACTGGGGTTCTATCACTGGTTGGTGGCCGGTACCACGGATTCGCTCCTGGGACCCGGAGCCAAGCAACCCCATCCCAACCATCGCTTGCTCACGGGCCTAGATTCGCCGATGGGGACCGTGCATGGTCTGTCTAAATATCCCTACATGCGTGAAGCCCGTCGCATTATCGGGCGGCCTACCCCTGCCTATCAGGCGGGATTTAGTGTGGATGAACTGGATATTTCCCGGTTAGATTACCACGATCCGTACTACCAGCAGGCCCTACCGCCAGGGATGTATCGACAACTGTGGGCAATCCTGGCCGGGTTAGAATCCATGCAGGTCAGCCAGGGGATGATCCCGCCGGCGCAGGTGAAGCGGCGCACGCGATCGACGATTTATCCCGATGCGGTTGGGATTGCTCAGTACACAATGGACTTTCACCCATGTCTGACCCTCTCGCCCCCGGAAACGCCCGGTAATACGGAACGGGAGGGGGTTCGTCGTGCCCACGGCCAAGCCTATCCCGCCCAGATTCCCCTGCGGGCCATGATTCCCCAGCAAATTGATAATCTCCTGGTGGCGGGTAAGGGTATTGCCAACAGCACGATCGCGGCAGCCGCCTATCGCGTCCATTCCTTTGAGTGGTCGGTGGGGGCCGCTGCCGGCACCACGGCAGACTTTGCCCTGAAGGAGGGGATACGTCCCTATGCCCTAGTGGACAACCTACCCAACTGGGAACCCCAACTCGCCCGACTCCAGCAGCGCCTCCAGAAAAATGGCAATCCCACCGCGTTCCCCGATACCTCGATTTTTAACCTGGATTGGGAAGACTGGAAGGTGTGGTAA
- the cbiQ gene encoding cobalt ECF transporter T component CbiQ has product MHHQIDALAYRNRLRYLPPAHKVSFAVVLMGLGYLMPLPAQGLTVAWLARWTIGYAGIPAGVYLRLQAIPLGFWLMSLPALLLSWAPAAHRLTYQSDIWQGLGLGPVYVYVSWQGIAQASQVFGRMLVMTACLYFILLTTPFVEIIRLLRQWGCPSLITDLLSLIYRFIFVLAATVTELLTAQEARLGYRTWRTTLRSLGLVVSQLLQRLLAHYRQTALGLAARGFTGEIRVWSARRYQPDHRYTWEAIGGCMLLLLFTGWYHAHRT; this is encoded by the coding sequence ATGCACCATCAAATTGATGCGCTGGCCTATCGCAATCGCCTTCGCTACTTACCCCCTGCCCACAAGGTATCGTTTGCCGTCGTCCTGATGGGTCTGGGTTACCTGATGCCCTTACCTGCCCAGGGGTTAACGGTAGCCTGGTTAGCCCGCTGGACGATTGGCTACGCGGGGATTCCAGCGGGGGTGTACCTGCGCCTACAGGCAATTCCCCTCGGTTTCTGGCTGATGAGTTTACCGGCCCTGCTTCTCAGTTGGGCACCGGCTGCGCATCGGCTCACTTACCAGAGTGATATCTGGCAGGGCTTGGGGTTGGGTCCAGTCTATGTCTATGTGAGCTGGCAGGGGATAGCCCAGGCCAGTCAGGTGTTCGGGCGGATGCTGGTTATGACTGCTTGTCTTTACTTCATCCTGCTGACGACGCCTTTTGTCGAAATTATCCGTTTGCTCAGGCAGTGGGGCTGTCCGTCCCTGATCACTGACCTGTTGTCGCTGATCTATCGATTTATCTTTGTGTTGGCGGCAACTGTAACGGAATTGCTCACGGCCCAGGAAGCCCGTTTAGGCTACCGCACGTGGCGCACGACCCTGCGCAGTCTGGGATTGGTGGTTAGTCAACTGCTGCAACGCCTGCTGGCCCACTATCGGCAAACCGCCCTGGGATTAGCTGCACGCGGGTTTACGGGGGAAATCCGGGTCTGGTCGGCGCGCCGGTACCAACCTGACCATCGCTATACCTGGGAAGCGATCGGGGGGTGTATGCTGTTGCTCCTCTTCACCGGTTGGTACCATGCTCATCGAACTTGA
- a CDS encoding addiction module protein yields the protein MEGTPCRHTCRHIGRKLGIRHRSTIQAVWVTEAKKRRDEIRDGSVQPIPGDEALAQVRRLLEP from the coding sequence ATCGAGGGCACTCCTTGTAGACATACTTGTAGACATATTGGTAGAAAGCTTGGAATTCGACACCGATCGACTATTCAAGCAGTTTGGGTTACTGAAGCCAAAAAGCGAAGAGATGAGATTCGAGACGGTTCTGTGCAACCGATTCCTGGTGATGAAGCCCTAGCCCAAGTGAGACGACTCCTTGAGCCATGA
- the cobT gene encoding nicotinate mononucleotide-dependent phosphoribosyltransferase CobT: MFVQVHTQIPQGQQWLQRYRGQLPLLACVLGFTATALIPGISAAGKTSNDRRYTAIADAEFLHNGPTATPRYPLPPLTQGASPVLISRAVLEALAMPLMIFNAGLPIAPSVPTIDLGGQPAQCVSTGQALPRAIVEHLFQQGCQWGQTLAEQVPNGYLVLAECVVGGTTTALAVLTALGVPAAHWVNSSHPVCNHAQKQAIVAQGLEQAGLGQPADPFQIVAAVGDPMQIGVAGMAIAASRQVGVLLAGGTQMLAVYALIQRLTACYHLDWQPEQVVVGTTRWVADDPTGGTIALAESLPPVSLLATPLSFAASRFATLRAYEAGYVKEGVGAGGCAIAASLARDWGQAELLASIEALAARTGS; this comes from the coding sequence ATGTTTGTTCAGGTCCATACGCAGATACCCCAGGGGCAACAGTGGTTGCAACGCTACCGTGGCCAACTGCCACTTCTGGCCTGTGTGCTGGGGTTTACGGCAACGGCCCTAATCCCCGGCATTTCCGCCGCCGGGAAAACCTCCAACGATCGCCGTTATACCGCGATCGCTGATGCCGAATTCCTTCACAACGGCCCCACGGCTACGCCTCGTTATCCTCTACCGCCCCTCACCCAGGGAGCTTCGCCCGTATTGATCTCGCGGGCGGTGCTAGAAGCGCTGGCGATGCCACTGATGATTTTCAATGCCGGCTTGCCGATCGCGCCCAGTGTGCCGACGATCGATCTGGGCGGGCAACCGGCCCAGTGTGTCAGTACCGGGCAGGCATTACCACGGGCGATCGTCGAGCATCTCTTCCAGCAAGGATGCCAGTGGGGGCAAACCCTGGCGGAGCAGGTGCCCAATGGGTATTTAGTCTTGGCCGAGTGTGTGGTGGGAGGCACAACGACGGCCCTCGCTGTCCTCACGGCCCTGGGAGTGCCCGCTGCCCATTGGGTTAATAGCAGTCATCCGGTGTGTAACCATGCCCAAAAGCAGGCGATCGTGGCCCAGGGATTAGAGCAGGCGGGTTTGGGTCAGCCCGCAGACCCTTTCCAAATCGTGGCGGCAGTGGGTGATCCGATGCAAATAGGGGTAGCCGGGATGGCGATCGCCGCGAGTCGGCAGGTGGGGGTGCTCTTGGCGGGGGGCACGCAAATGTTGGCGGTCTATGCCCTGATCCAACGACTGACGGCTTGTTATCACCTGGACTGGCAACCCGAACAGGTGGTGGTGGGGACCACCCGCTGGGTGGCTGATGATCCGACGGGGGGGACGATCGCGCTGGCTGAAAGTCTACCCCCTGTTTCTCTGTTGGCCACGCCCCTGTCCTTTGCCGCCTCGCGGTTTGCGACACTCCGCGCCTATGAAGCGGGGTATGTCAAGGAAGGGGTAGGGGCCGGGGGCTGCGCGATCGCGGCCAGTCTGGCTCGTGATTGGGGGCAGGCGGAACTGCTGGCCAGCATTGAGGCGTTAGCAGCGCGAACCGGTTCCTAG
- a CDS encoding DNA-methyltransferase: protein MKNDPLPRLDKDPDVRHRLLQACRLAPGEIWTDPCRGHRIGCLDATNPSQITTLMAGTTATLAIHDPPYNLVAFETRSLPDFIRWCEQWVRTTATALGENAALYVWLGADQNAGFQPLPDFMILMRNFPEFTSRSLITLRNQRGYGTPKNWMAVRQECLYYVKGNPPFTVQYTNIPKILRGYYKNINGKRTENLERSKSETIRPGNVWVDIQQVFYRMEENVKGCYAQKPLSAIARLIRASSQVNDTIIDFFGHSGTTLIAAEQLQRRCYICDIDPIYCEIMIRRLERWRQWGKTGWQNSHPFAHELNL from the coding sequence ATGAAAAACGATCCATTACCTAGATTGGACAAAGATCCAGACGTGCGACACCGGCTGTTGCAGGCTTGTCGCTTAGCGCCGGGGGAGATTTGGACCGATCCCTGCCGAGGGCATCGCATTGGTTGTCTTGATGCCACTAATCCCAGCCAAATCACTACCCTGATGGCCGGCACAACGGCCACTCTGGCGATTCATGATCCACCCTATAATTTAGTCGCGTTTGAGACGCGATCGCTCCCCGATTTTATTAGGTGGTGTGAACAATGGGTGCGCACAACAGCAACGGCTTTAGGGGAAAATGCTGCCCTCTACGTGTGGCTAGGGGCGGATCAAAATGCCGGTTTCCAACCCTTACCTGACTTTATGATCCTGATGCGGAATTTTCCTGAATTCACCTCTCGCTCGCTGATTACTCTGCGGAATCAGCGTGGCTACGGGACTCCCAAAAACTGGATGGCCGTGCGTCAGGAATGCCTATACTACGTGAAAGGTAATCCCCCCTTTACCGTTCAATATACCAATATTCCCAAAATCCTCCGGGGCTACTATAAAAACATCAATGGCAAGCGGACTGAAAATCTAGAGCGCAGTAAATCCGAAACTATTCGACCCGGTAACGTGTGGGTGGATATTCAGCAGGTGTTTTATCGCATGGAAGAAAATGTCAAGGGGTGCTATGCCCAAAAACCCCTCAGCGCGATCGCCCGTCTCATCCGCGCTAGTTCTCAAGTTAACGATACGATTATCGATTTTTTTGGTCATTCTGGGACAACGTTGATCGCCGCTGAGCAACTACAACGACGATGCTATATTTGTGACATTGATCCGATTTATTGCGAAATTATGATTCGTCGCTTAGAGCGTTGGCGACAGTGGGGAAAAACGGGTTGGCAAAATAGCCATCCCTTTGCCCATGAGCTTAACTTGTAA
- a CDS encoding energy-coupling factor ABC transporter ATP-binding protein, with amino-acid sequence MLIELDQVTYTYPCTRQPAIAQLSLQIPAHQRCALIGRNGCGKTTLLRLLNGLYRPQQGQIYWQGTPLRYDRASLQRLRQSVGLVFQDPEHQLVATTVEEDLSYGLYNSGLPTSEIADRVQQALAHFQLTELADSPVAYLSLGQKRRLAIADVMVLRPELLLLDEPTAYLDPVQVRHLLTLLNRIQAEGTTVMIATHNLELAYHWADWIVVMERGQVILVGEPNTVFGQPQLQGEAGLGVPWSVTVLDTITATLQEHETIGQDAPAIAAAIHQIRRRLKAQWQQLLP; translated from the coding sequence ATGCTCATCGAACTTGATCAGGTCACCTACACCTATCCCTGTACTCGCCAACCCGCGATCGCCCAGTTGAGCTTACAAATTCCGGCCCACCAGCGCTGTGCCCTGATTGGCCGCAATGGCTGTGGCAAAACCACCCTGCTGCGGCTGCTCAATGGCCTCTATCGCCCCCAACAGGGGCAGATTTACTGGCAGGGGACCCCCCTCCGCTACGATCGCGCCTCTCTACAGCGCCTGCGCCAGTCTGTGGGTCTGGTGTTTCAAGATCCGGAGCACCAGTTGGTGGCGACAACGGTTGAGGAAGATCTCTCCTATGGGTTATATAACTCAGGTCTGCCTACCTCGGAAATTGCCGATCGCGTCCAGCAGGCCCTAGCCCACTTTCAACTGACTGAGTTGGCCGATAGCCCTGTTGCCTATCTCAGCCTAGGCCAGAAACGGCGGCTGGCGATCGCAGATGTCATGGTGCTCCGTCCTGAACTATTGTTGTTGGACGAACCAACGGCCTATCTCGACCCGGTGCAGGTTCGCCACCTGCTGACCCTCCTCAATCGCATCCAGGCGGAGGGTACAACGGTGATGATTGCGACCCATAACCTTGAGTTGGCTTACCACTGGGCAGATTGGATTGTGGTAATGGAGCGGGGGCAAGTGATCTTGGTGGGTGAGCCTAATACAGTTTTTGGACAACCCCAACTACAGGGAGAAGCAGGGTTAGGGGTGCCGTGGTCGGTCACGGTTCTAGACACGATCACGGCAACCCTGCAGGAACATGAGACGATAGGGCAGGATGCCCCAGCGATCGCTGCTGCAATCCACCAGATCCGGCGACGTCTCAAAGCACAATGGCAACAGCTGCTGCCTTGA
- a CDS encoding winged helix-turn-helix domain-containing protein, with the protein MSYAFCGPKFVQFFSPVIEALKELGASGRPAEVRDVIANRLNISEQERTELLDGGAPYFDNQVA; encoded by the coding sequence ATGTCTTATGCTTTCTGCGGACCTAAATTTGTTCAGTTTTTCTCCCCAGTCATTGAAGCCTTGAAGGAGCTAGGGGCTTCAGGCCGTCCTGCTGAGGTGAGAGACGTTATTGCTAATCGCTTAAATATTTCAGAACAGGAGAGAACTGAGTTACTTGATGGAGGTGCACCCTATTTTGACAATCAGGTTGCATAG
- a CDS encoding S8 family peptidase, with product MRVLIQMRYQPQLATAAQMATGLTTAALPSSFLPGLAPDLRFPPVPIPDRQPRTQVGITEVGRLYRFNAEPEASTYLVRGEVPDQAALDRLMAAADRNDNIVGVFADPRISHFRICPGDPPLGNHLGVATALGVEQLRARGLNGSNVLVAIVDTGINLNYLRNRGLNPKFDASKSWAPVPNLPLGNMPVDHGTMCAFDVCIAAPNCTLLDYALLTSRAGGSTVMEGFLSDAVKAYSQLLQLLMSAGANKPALVVNNSWGMFHPSWDFPTNHPGNYSDNPNHPFNIVVESLADAGADILFAAGNCGVECPDSRCQGVTNRTLYGANSHPSVLTIAGVSLDKVRVGYSSQGPGRLATEKPDLCGYTHFAGSGVYAADGGTSAACPVVAGVVAALRTAYPPGQLSPAQLRQLLRRTADDLGSLGFDYAHGFGLVNPIAFLKSQEQRDVRELKPGEQLTGNLSKVGESALFQLKVNPTLTIDLKGPAGADFDLFVRKGAKPTIREFDYRGYTRAADEQIKIEAIEPGDYYIMVRAYRGTGPFTLKATFS from the coding sequence ATGCGTGTACTGATTCAGATGCGCTATCAACCGCAACTGGCCACGGCTGCCCAGATGGCTACCGGCCTGACCACCGCTGCCCTGCCCAGCAGTTTCCTGCCAGGGCTGGCGCCGGATCTGCGCTTTCCCCCCGTGCCGATTCCCGATCGCCAACCCCGCACCCAGGTTGGTATCACTGAGGTGGGTCGTCTCTACCGCTTCAATGCTGAACCAGAAGCCTCAACCTATCTCGTGCGAGGCGAAGTCCCTGACCAAGCTGCCCTTGATCGCCTCATGGCCGCTGCTGATCGCAATGACAATATCGTCGGCGTGTTTGCAGACCCGCGCATTAGCCATTTTCGCATTTGTCCCGGTGACCCACCGCTGGGCAATCATCTGGGTGTCGCCACGGCCCTCGGTGTCGAGCAACTGCGAGCACGGGGTCTCAACGGCTCGAATGTCCTCGTAGCGATCGTGGACACGGGGATTAACCTGAACTATTTGCGCAATCGGGGTCTGAACCCCAAATTTGACGCTAGCAAAAGTTGGGCACCCGTTCCAAACCTGCCCCTGGGTAACATGCCCGTTGATCATGGCACCATGTGTGCTTTTGACGTGTGCATTGCCGCCCCCAATTGTACCCTGTTGGACTATGCCCTCCTCACCTCACGGGCGGGGGGAAGTACGGTTATGGAGGGTTTTCTCAGTGATGCGGTTAAAGCCTACAGTCAACTGCTGCAACTGTTGATGAGCGCTGGTGCCAACAAACCAGCGCTTGTGGTCAACAACAGTTGGGGGATGTTTCACCCCTCCTGGGATTTTCCGACCAATCATCCTGGTAACTATAGCGATAATCCCAACCATCCATTCAATATCGTGGTGGAAAGTTTGGCGGATGCCGGGGCTGATATTTTATTCGCAGCGGGCAACTGTGGCGTCGAGTGCCCCGACAGCCGCTGTCAAGGGGTCACCAACCGTACCCTCTACGGCGCCAATTCTCATCCTAGTGTGTTAACGATCGCGGGGGTTTCCCTGGACAAAGTCCGGGTTGGCTATTCCAGCCAGGGACCTGGTCGCCTGGCAACGGAGAAACCCGATCTCTGTGGCTATACCCACTTTGCGGGGTCAGGGGTCTATGCTGCCGACGGGGGGACTTCGGCGGCCTGTCCCGTTGTGGCAGGTGTTGTTGCCGCTCTGCGCACTGCCTACCCCCCTGGGCAACTCTCCCCCGCCCAATTGCGCCAACTGTTACGCCGCACAGCCGATGATCTCGGCAGTTTAGGCTTTGACTATGCCCACGGGTTTGGGTTGGTTAACCCTATCGCTTTCTTGAAATCCCAGGAGCAGCGGGATGTGCGTGAACTCAAGCCCGGTGAGCAACTGACCGGTAACCTCAGTAAAGTCGGTGAGAGTGCGCTCTTCCAGCTCAAAGTTAACCCCACTTTAACGATCGACCTCAAGGGGCCAGCAGGGGCCGACTTCGATCTTTTTGTCCGCAAGGGGGCAAAACCCACGATCCGGGAGTTTGACTATCGCGGGTATACCCGTGCCGCGGATGAACAAATCAAGATCGAAGCGATCGAACCGGGAGACTATTACATTATGGTGCGTGCCTACCGGGGAACCGGCCCCTTTACCCTCAAGGCCACCTTTAGCTAG
- the upp gene encoding uracil phosphoribosyltransferase, translating to MTQQLRVYVPPHPLIKHWLAVARDADTPPALFRTAMTELGRWLTYESLREWLPTMEITVQTPLAPCPAAVVDPQMPIALVPILRAGLALLDGAQSLLPLASVYHIGLMRNEETLEASCYLNKLPDRLAAGVRVLIPEPMLATGGSISFVLAELVQRGVDPANVRIISVVAAHPALKRLNETYPSLQVYTAAIDEELNEQGFIVPGLGDAGDRTFAT from the coding sequence ATGACCCAACAACTGCGCGTTTATGTGCCGCCCCATCCCTTGATTAAACATTGGCTAGCCGTCGCCCGCGATGCCGACACTCCCCCCGCCCTTTTCCGTACTGCCATGACCGAACTCGGACGTTGGCTCACCTACGAGAGCTTGCGTGAATGGCTACCGACGATGGAGATCACGGTGCAAACGCCCCTCGCCCCCTGCCCTGCCGCCGTCGTTGATCCCCAGATGCCAATCGCCCTAGTCCCAATTCTGCGGGCGGGCCTTGCCCTGCTGGACGGTGCCCAATCCCTGCTCCCCCTGGCCTCGGTCTACCACATCGGCCTCATGCGGAATGAAGAAACCCTCGAAGCCAGCTGTTATCTGAACAAATTACCCGATCGCTTGGCCGCGGGGGTGCGTGTCCTCATTCCTGAACCCATGCTGGCCACCGGGGGCAGTATTAGCTTTGTCCTGGCGGAGCTGGTGCAACGGGGCGTAGACCCGGCCAATGTGCGGATCATCTCCGTCGTCGCGGCCCATCCGGCCCTGAAGCGCCTGAACGAGACCTATCCCAGCCTGCAAGTCTATACCGCCGCCATTGATGAGGAGCTTAACGAGCAGGGCTTCATCGTGCCGGGCCTCGGCGATGCGGGCGATCGGACCTTTGCCACCTGA